GACTCCAAAACCCCTCGCCAGAAATGCTTTCCAATTACTGAAGCAATTTTCAAAACTTCCCTTAAATGTTCCGGAAGACTATCAACAGAGGAAACCAACAAACCTGTTACAGTCTCAGGTATTTCGTACTCCTCTGCTCTGATTCGCAAAGGGTTAAATTCAAGGAGGCCTTTGTCCCTTAAGAAGTAAATAAGTTCCTCCACAAAGTAAGGATTCCCTTTTGTTTTTTCAAGCATCCTGCTAATGAAATCTTCAGAAATAGAGTTCAAATCAACTTGCAACACTGTCCCGCAAACTTTCTTGACAAAATCCTCACCAAGCCCCTTCAATTCCATTCCGAAATCTATGGGAAAATATCCAAGTGGTTCCCTTGAAATACACAAAACAACCACGCTACCCAGAAAAACCTTTTTCGATAACTCGTTTAAAAAATACTTTGATTCACTGTCAATAAACTGACAATCATCAAGAAAAATAACAAATTTACTGATATCCTTAACCAAAAGTTCAAATAATCCAAGCATGCTTACCAGAAACTCCTTCATCAACTCATCAGAAAACTGCATCTCTTCATTGAGAAAATCAAAGATCTTTGTTCCCAAGATATCTGAGTCTATTTTAGAGAGAGCATGGCTTTTTTGTAAATATTGAGAAAGGTTTTCTTTGGTTTTCGGCGTATAGGGCATCAATGCCGAAAGCAAGTCCTTAAGTATTTTTCTGAAGGCATAAAGAGGCAATTGCTTAATCGGGTCACACCTAAGAAAAGAAACTTTGACTTCAGGCAGAGTAACTGAAATTTTACCCTTGAATTCTGAACATAAACGGGTTTTCCCAATACCAGCTTCTCCCGTAATTTCTGCAAAATGTATTCCAGGTTTACTCACCCTATCTAAAAACCACTTTTCAAGTTTGCGAATTTCTTCTTCTCTTCCAACGAATGGGGTCTTGAATCGACCTCGGACAGAGAATTCACTCTCGCCAGTTTTTTCACCAACAACCTCAAAAATTCTCACCGGCTCTTCTCTGCCTTTCACCCTGACCCTACCCACATCTTTGAAGTAAAAATTCTGAAAGGTCAAATTTACAACAGAATCGGTTACATATATTTTCCCCGGCTCTGCTATGTCCTGAATTCTCTGTGCCACATTAACAGTATCGCCAAGAACCGTGGGCTTTTCGCCTGCAATTGAAGACCAGAGGGCCTCTCCCACATTTATTCCAATTCTCATTTTAATATCTGTTCCTCTCAGACCATTTACCTCTTCCAGATAGTTCTGCATAGAAATAGCGGTGCTAATCGCTCGTCTCGCATCATCACCGTATGAAATTGGTGCTCCAAAAACAGCCATCACAGCATCACCAATAAACTTATCCAGGTACCCACCATTTTTTTCAATAATCTCTTTGAACTTACCAAAAATCCCATCAATCAGTTCTTGCAAGTCCTCAGGATCTAAAAACTCTGAAAGAGTGGTAAACCCCTTAATATCACCAAATAAAACTGCTACAATCCTCCTCTCAGGCTTAATGCTGGATCGACTGGCGATATCCATTTTATCCATTATTATATAGTATCAGGCAGGTTTTAGAGAGCCCAAAAAGATCATTATGGTAGATGTAAACCCCTCTCAGGATTATGATGAAGCGCAAGTTATTATACAACGATTAAAACTCTGCATAAAAACGCAATCTAAATCACAAGGCATAGTTGGCATTGATGAACTTACACCCATCGTTGTATCATGTTTTTTAGTTTGGATGCAAAAGAAACGCTTACAAAAGCTTGTCAAACCACTCCATAATGTTTTCCTTTGGGTTTAACGGTGACATATGCTTAAACAGCCTTTGGTTTTGAGGAGGTTAATAAATCTCAAGTTTTCAAGGATCGTTCTTTAATATAAACAGAAAATTAAAATCTTTCCCTGATTTTATAAAACAACTTTCCACCAGCATAACCTATTATGGCACCCACAATAATATCTGATGGCCAGTGTCTGCGTAAATAAACCCTGGAAATAGAGACACCCATTGCCCAAAGATACAGTGGGACTTTGTACTCGGAATGCAATGAACTGTAAAAAGAGGCTATGTAAAAAGCAGTGGCAGCGTGTCCTGAAGGAAAAGAAGAATTGCTTCTATTATTACGGCCATCGGGCCGCTCCCTGTTCGTAATGTACTTTGTTGCCTGAACAAATAACGATGTTGCACCAAGACCAACCACATAAGACCTCATCGCTGATTCCTGACAATCCCCCCAGAATGACCAATAAACCAGAGAACCAAACAGCACTGTTTCACCATCACCACTGTTAGTTAAAGTTTTGAAGACAAAGTCCGATATAGGTGAACGCAAGTCTTCGGAAACAATCTTTAATCCTGAAGAATCTACACTCCCAAGTGAAAAGGCAAGGATTATTTCCACAAAAATTCTCATCTAAGCCTCCTTTGAATCTCCTCTTCAGAAAGGTTTTCAGAAATTTCAATTATTTTCAACTTGCTGTGAATCCCTGAAACAATTTTTACTGAGCTTTTCCTTATTCCGAGTTTATCAGAAACAAAATTTATAAGGTCCTCGTTGGCTTTCCCTTCCACTGGTGGTTTCTTTATTCGCACAAAATAGACACCATCTGTATACTTTATCCCGTAATTTCTGGAGCCCGGTTGAACTTTAACTTTAATTCTAACCCCCACGTGCTAAATTATAACATCGATTTGACGAACATTGATAGAAACGGAAAATTAAAAAATTTGACATTCAGTTTTTTTGTTATAAAATAAGTAATATACTTCCGAGATGGAAGAAATTATTCTGAAGGACCCACTGACAGATCTATATCACCACAGTTATTTCATAATTAAAATTAACGAAGAGATTTCCCGTGCAAAAAGAAAAGGCGAACCGGTCAGTCTCCTATTTATTGACATGGACTTCTTTAAAATGATAAATGACAATTTTGGTCACCAGGTAGGCGATGATGTGTTGAAACAGTTTTCAACAAAACTTAAGGCAATTGTTAGGGAGTCGGATCTTATATTTAGATATGGCGGGGATGAATTTACAATAATCCTTCCAGATATTTCGATAGATGAAGCGGTCAAAATAGCGGAGAGAATAAAAAACCAACTGGAAAATGCAGGATATGGACCTTCTAAAAATTTAAAAATCTCTCTGAGTATTGGCATTTCTCAATTCCCCATTGACGCTATCACACCAGAAGAGTTGATAAAAAAGGCGGACGAGCGATCTTTAATCAGTAAAAGATCGGGAAGAGGGAAAATAATTTTCGGAAGTGAAACGCAAGAAGAGACCAAAAGTATATCCCTCTCAGATGTCAGAATCATTGGAAGGGATAGGGAAATAAACTTTATTTCAAAATCCTTACAGGAATTTTCTACAGGTAAGAATTTTATAATAATACTTAAAGGCGTGAAAGGGGCAGGGTTATCAAGATTATTAGAAGAAACTTTAAAACTGGCAAAGGTGTTAAATCTCAAAACTCTTGATGTCAAAATTAGTGAGAAAGATATTTCCCATCCCTTTCCGCTACTAAAAGCAATAATAAGGAGTCTTGTTATAGAGAAAAACTTTACACCAAAGGACGAAAGGTTTAAAAATGAAATCTCATTTTTCCTCCCAGAATTTTCCAGCGGTTCAACTGCAATTACAATAACCGTGAACGAATTCAGAGCATTATCGATAGTAGAAGAAATGCTTCTGACATTTACAGAAAACGAAAGGCTTCTAATCACTATTGACAACGGGCATCTATTGACCACAAGGAATTTGCAACACCTTGCACGAATTTTAAAACAAGATAATCGATCACAAATTTCTGTCGTGATAACCTCCAGAGCGCAATCTTATCTAATAGAGAGCCTCAAAACCGCTACTACCGAAATCCATATTTTGGAAATAAATCCTTTGAGGCGAGAGGAGGTAAAAACTGTTCTTTGGCAAATACTACGGTTCGAACCCGACGAAGAGTTTCTTAACTGGGTTATGGCGAAAACTGGTGGCAGACCTCTATACGTAGACAAACTGCTAAATGTTTTACTCATGTCCAAAAAACTCTTACCTGGTGAAACAAAGTG
This genomic window from bacterium contains:
- a CDS encoding phosphatase PAP2 family protein, translated to MRIFVEIILAFSLGSVDSSGLKIVSEDLRSPISDFVFKTLTNSGDGETVLFGSLVYWSFWGDCQESAMRSYVVGLGATSLFVQATKYITNRERPDGRNNRSNSSFPSGHAATAFYIASFYSSLHSEYKVPLYLWAMGVSISRVYLRRHWPSDIIVGAIIGYAGGKLFYKIRERF
- a CDS encoding DUF167 domain-containing protein, giving the protein MGVRIKVKVQPGSRNYGIKYTDGVYFVRIKKPPVEGKANEDLINFVSDKLGIRKSSVKIVSGIHSKLKIIEISENLSEEEIQRRLR